One segment of Falco biarmicus isolate bFalBia1 chromosome 12, bFalBia1.pri, whole genome shotgun sequence DNA contains the following:
- the RD3 gene encoding protein RD3 — MSLASWFRWNEPTSRISQRSPTEMVVETLMMELSWQTKQAEKQQRERENEYRKIKTGVDYGWLVSYPKQSYDISPGERLQLEDMCTKIHPSYCGPVILRFRQLVTEYEPEVQEVSRLFRSVLQEAAEKIKEEEEAKKLARQWNTKNKTSLSLTTFKSRSRISPFISDIKTISEDVERGTQATRRVWSMPEFRSTKDY; from the exons ATGTCACTGGCATCCTGGTTCAGGTGGAATGAGCCCACAAGCCGCATTTCCCAGAGGAGCCCCACAGAAATGGTGGTTGAGACACTAATGATGGAGCTGAGCTGGCAGACCAagcaggcagagaagcagcagcgAGAGCGGGAGAACGAGTATCGCAAGATCAAGACTGGGGTGGACTACGGCTGGCTGGTCAGCTATCCAAAGCAGAGCTATGATATCAGCCCGGGAGAAcggctgcagctggaggataTGTGTACCAAAATACATCCTTCCTATTGTGGGCCTGTCATACTCAG ATTCCGGCAACTCGTTACTGAATATGAACCAGAAGTGCAGGAAGTATCCCGGCTCTTCCGCTCCGTCCTGCAGGAAGCTGCTGAGAAGAtcaaagaggaggaagaggccaAGAAGCTTGCCAGGCAATGgaacacaaagaacaaaaccagcctCTCCTTAACAACGTTTAAATCTCGGTCCAGGATTTCCCCATTCATCAGTGACATCAAGACCATCTCTGAAGATGTGGAACGGGGTACCCAGGCCACCAGGAGGGTCTGGAGCATGCCAGAATTTCGGAGCACCAAGGATTACTGA